A window from Akkermansia muciniphila encodes these proteins:
- a CDS encoding glycoside hydrolase family 2 TIM barrel-domain containing protein, with protein MKTVRAFLFSMMCLAPALPLLGEAPDWENEEVTGINKEAPRASVLPAGDKTLSLNGDWKFKFSMTPDGRPADFFKPSYSVSGWDTVKVPSNWQLYGYGTAIYTNVPYPFKPNPPKVMGEPPRNWPAYKERNSVGSYRRDFNLPASWKGEQVMIRFDGVESAFYVWVNGRKVGYSEDSYTGGEFDLTPYVKPGRNTIAVEVYRWSDGSYLEDQDFLRLSGIFRDVTLFAQPQVHVRDLFLKAGLDRKDYTTGVLDGTFTIRNSGKKDIPAGMKLDYSIEGISTNLNWEGASGSGRVQTDNRGRLDSGTLEIPAIPAGGEVQVALDRKFPGVKPWTAETPNLYKVTYSLNGKDPRSVNIGFRSVEIADNGAVLVNGKAVKFKGVNRHEAHPDYGRAIPREVMEKDVQIIKAHNINTVRCSHYPNHPYFYELCDRYGLYVMDEANCEAHGIRNSGMDISRKPSWKKAHVERNMSMVHRSKNHPSIVFWSLGNESGNGPNFEAASEAIRAYDDTRPLHYCEFPHGHKAVDMDSAMYPPVDRVENWGKQKTSRPFFVCEYAHSMGNALGNFKEYMEAFESSPRMVGGAIWDFVDQSLRANPAGNGIYKPAPFKGVTQAYGGMFGDRPNQANFCDNGIILGNRNTTAKTKEVKKVYQYMAFDRKDGSLTVRNKYFHKPLKGYTLYLVSLAPGGKHAVERMALPEAAPGKSVTVKLPSAAMQTGSLMVLADARFKLPEDVKELSAKQLEHVADECEAYEWFPAAVEKEASVKAPAALPTVSVRQGDPVVVQGKGFSASFKDGMLSALRYGSQDLILPGYPVALQAYRSPVDNDSWIRSKVEGKMKMQNMKAEYSDVKAAVISPGVARITAQFRTKGSDLSFSGEVAWTVFGNGVINASVRMYPSAKGEELLRLGVTFGMPAAYDQVEYLGLGPWDNYRDRRTCCWKDVFRTSVDDMFFAYSRPQDMGNRMETDWVALSRPKAAPALWVGSASPRAPLEVSILRYTPKELNNAKSLDRLPEKDKVIVNLDAFQMGLGGSSCGPRPLAKYQTLSEATPLGFVLAPTSALLNLARAGLGVPHSPVIERDGDGMVSLVSSTPGTEMKYSVNKGPEKTYRKPFKLPEGEVRAWAAAGKSGKVPPTSPGERKFPLIKGQGEWKILSASSEEPDTGFAHFAIDGNPDTYWHTSYTNGLPGFPHSIAVDMGTRMKFTGFIYTPRMDKDKGLISQYTFSVSDDGQNWKEVKKGQFTYHYIRKDPAVQRIDFGKPVEARYFKLDARSPVKGGEQSATVAELNIITQ; from the coding sequence ATGAAGACGGTACGAGCATTTTTGTTTTCCATGATGTGCCTGGCTCCGGCGCTGCCCCTGCTGGGGGAAGCCCCGGACTGGGAGAATGAAGAAGTGACGGGAATCAACAAGGAGGCTCCCCGCGCCTCCGTTCTCCCGGCGGGAGACAAGACGCTGAGCCTGAACGGTGACTGGAAGTTCAAGTTTTCCATGACGCCGGACGGGAGGCCTGCCGATTTCTTCAAGCCTTCCTATTCCGTTTCCGGATGGGATACGGTCAAGGTGCCTTCCAACTGGCAGCTTTACGGCTATGGTACGGCCATTTACACGAACGTTCCGTATCCCTTCAAGCCGAATCCCCCCAAGGTGATGGGGGAACCGCCCAGGAACTGGCCGGCATACAAGGAGCGCAATTCCGTGGGCTCCTACCGACGGGATTTCAATCTCCCCGCCTCCTGGAAAGGGGAGCAGGTGATGATCCGGTTTGACGGGGTGGAGTCCGCCTTTTACGTATGGGTGAACGGCCGCAAAGTCGGCTATTCCGAGGATTCCTACACGGGCGGCGAGTTCGACCTTACTCCCTACGTGAAGCCGGGCAGGAACACGATTGCCGTGGAAGTGTACCGCTGGAGCGACGGCTCCTATCTGGAGGACCAGGATTTCCTGCGCCTTTCCGGCATTTTCCGGGACGTGACCCTGTTCGCCCAGCCGCAGGTGCACGTGCGCGACCTGTTCCTGAAGGCGGGGCTGGACAGGAAGGATTACACGACCGGGGTGCTGGACGGAACGTTCACCATCCGCAATTCCGGCAAGAAGGATATTCCCGCCGGAATGAAGCTGGATTATTCCATTGAAGGGATTTCCACCAATTTAAATTGGGAGGGCGCGAGCGGCTCCGGCCGCGTGCAGACGGACAACAGGGGCAGGCTGGATTCCGGCACGCTGGAAATTCCCGCCATTCCCGCCGGAGGCGAGGTTCAGGTGGCTCTGGACAGGAAGTTTCCCGGCGTGAAGCCGTGGACGGCGGAAACGCCCAACCTGTACAAGGTGACCTATTCCCTGAACGGGAAGGACCCCCGGTCCGTCAATATCGGCTTCCGTTCCGTGGAAATCGCCGATAACGGCGCGGTGCTGGTCAACGGAAAGGCCGTCAAGTTCAAAGGCGTCAACCGCCATGAAGCGCATCCGGACTACGGGCGCGCCATTCCGCGGGAGGTGATGGAAAAGGACGTGCAGATCATCAAGGCGCACAACATCAACACCGTCCGCTGCTCCCACTATCCCAACCATCCCTATTTCTACGAACTGTGCGACCGCTACGGCCTGTACGTGATGGATGAAGCCAACTGCGAGGCCCACGGCATCCGCAACAGCGGCATGGACATTTCCCGGAAGCCTTCCTGGAAGAAGGCGCATGTGGAACGCAACATGAGCATGGTGCACCGTTCCAAGAACCATCCCTCCATTGTGTTCTGGTCCCTGGGCAACGAGTCCGGCAACGGGCCGAATTTTGAAGCGGCCTCGGAAGCCATCAGGGCCTATGACGATACGCGCCCCCTCCATTACTGCGAATTCCCGCACGGCCACAAGGCCGTGGACATGGATTCCGCCATGTATCCGCCCGTGGACCGGGTGGAAAACTGGGGGAAGCAGAAGACTTCCCGTCCCTTCTTCGTGTGCGAATACGCCCATTCCATGGGGAATGCCCTGGGCAATTTCAAGGAGTACATGGAAGCCTTTGAGTCCTCCCCGCGCATGGTGGGCGGGGCCATCTGGGATTTTGTGGACCAGTCCCTCCGCGCCAATCCTGCCGGGAACGGCATTTACAAGCCCGCTCCCTTCAAGGGCGTGACGCAGGCTTACGGCGGCATGTTCGGGGACAGGCCCAACCAGGCCAATTTCTGCGACAACGGCATCATTCTGGGCAACCGGAACACCACGGCCAAGACGAAGGAGGTGAAGAAGGTGTACCAGTACATGGCCTTTGACCGCAAGGACGGTTCCCTGACCGTTCGCAACAAGTATTTCCACAAGCCGTTGAAGGGCTATACGCTTTACCTGGTGTCCCTCGCGCCCGGCGGCAAGCATGCCGTGGAGCGCATGGCTCTGCCGGAGGCGGCTCCCGGCAAGTCCGTGACGGTGAAACTGCCTTCCGCCGCCATGCAGACGGGCTCCCTGATGGTTCTGGCGGATGCCCGGTTCAAGCTCCCGGAAGACGTGAAGGAGCTTTCCGCCAAACAACTGGAGCATGTGGCGGACGAGTGCGAAGCTTACGAGTGGTTCCCGGCGGCCGTGGAGAAGGAGGCTTCCGTGAAGGCTCCGGCGGCGCTGCCCACTGTCTCCGTGCGCCAGGGCGATCCCGTGGTGGTGCAGGGGAAGGGCTTTTCCGCCTCCTTCAAGGACGGCATGCTTTCCGCCCTCCGGTACGGCAGCCAGGACCTGATTCTGCCCGGCTATCCGGTGGCGCTCCAGGCGTACCGTTCCCCGGTGGACAATGACTCCTGGATCAGAAGCAAGGTAGAGGGGAAGATGAAGATGCAGAACATGAAGGCGGAGTATTCCGATGTGAAGGCCGCCGTCATTTCCCCCGGCGTGGCCCGCATTACCGCGCAATTCCGGACGAAAGGCTCCGACCTTTCCTTCTCCGGGGAGGTTGCCTGGACGGTGTTCGGCAACGGCGTCATCAATGCCTCCGTCAGAATGTATCCCTCCGCCAAGGGGGAAGAGCTCCTGCGGCTGGGCGTCACCTTCGGGATGCCTGCCGCCTATGACCAGGTGGAATACCTGGGGCTGGGGCCGTGGGACAATTACCGGGACCGCCGCACGTGCTGCTGGAAGGACGTGTTCCGCACTTCCGTGGACGACATGTTTTTCGCCTATTCCCGCCCCCAGGACATGGGCAACCGCATGGAGACGGACTGGGTGGCCCTGTCCAGACCCAAGGCGGCTCCGGCGCTGTGGGTAGGCTCCGCTTCTCCCAGGGCCCCGCTGGAAGTGTCCATCCTGCGTTATACGCCGAAGGAGCTCAACAACGCCAAAAGCCTGGACAGGCTGCCGGAGAAGGACAAGGTGATCGTGAATCTGGACGCCTTCCAGATGGGGCTGGGCGGTTCCTCCTGCGGGCCGCGCCCCCTGGCGAAGTACCAGACGCTGAGCGAAGCCACCCCCCTGGGCTTTGTGCTGGCCCCCACGTCCGCCCTGCTGAACCTGGCGCGCGCGGGACTGGGCGTGCCCCATTCCCCCGTGATTGAACGGGACGGGGACGGCATGGTCAGCCTGGTTTCCTCCACGCCCGGAACGGAGATGAAGTATTCCGTCAACAAGGGGCCGGAAAAAACGTACCGGAAACCCTTCAAGCTTCCCGAAGGGGAAGTAAGGGCCTGGGCTGCCGCCGGGAAATCCGGCAAAGTGCCTCCCACGTCTCCCGGCGAGCGGAAATTCCCCCTTATCAAGGGGCAGGGCGAATGGAAGATCCTGAGCGCTTCCTCGGAAGAGCCGGATACCGGCTTCGCCCACTTTGCCATTGACGGGAACCCGGATACCTACTGGCATACGTCCTATACGAACGGCCTGCCGGGCTTCCCCCACTCCATTGCCGTGGACATGGGAACCAGAATGAAGTTCACCGGATTCATCTACACGCCCAGAATGGACAAGGACAAGGGCCTCATCAGCCAGTACACGTTTTCCGTTTCCGATGACGGGCAGAACTGGAAGGAAGTGAAAAAAGGCCAGTTCACCTACCATTACATCCGGAAGGATCCGGCTGTTCAGCGCATCGACTTCGGCAAGCCTGTGGAGGCCCGCTATTTCAAGCTGGACGCCCGCTCCCCGGTGAAGGGCGGCGAGCAAAGCGCCACCGTTGCTGAACTGAATATTATTACCCAGTAA
- a CDS encoding glycoside hydrolase family 2 protein has translation MRKMIACMLGAAALCFSMAGAETPVSAAEKASSPCRRMAWNRGWEFRLEDEPGKSGWQTAHLPHTFSLPYFMSDSFYTGRGSYRKKLVMPEEWLGQKVFLDCGAAFQVAEVTVNGKAAGWHEGGYTAFRTDLTPFLKRGENWVEVRVDNRWNPSIAPRAGEHTFSGGLYRNVHLHVCSPVHLPAHGIWVQTPEVTPSRGKVRILAAVKNDSERIKRVTVRHTVREDKGGRVVLRGEEPVELGAGKEACVQTDLPPLAAPRLWSPAVPNMYRVTTELVGEGGKVLDRAENPLGFRTLELTADRGMLINGKPVYLQGANVHQDHAGWGDAVTDAGARRDVLLMKDAGFNFIRGSHYPHSPAFLDACDREGMCMLNEGIFWGMGGFKEHDRYWNCDAYPTDEKDRAAFEESCMRQVREMVLQFRNHPSIVIWSISNEPFFTRHAPEARALCGKLIALVKELDPTRPVCAGGGQRGDFDKLGDMAAFNGDGSYVKTPGRPSMVTEYGSVSCRRPGAYAPGWGDMAGDKQAGARYAWRAGEAVWCGFDHGSIWPSGGRMGIVDYFRIPKRAWYWYRNEFKNIPPPEWPVEGTPAQVKLTADKKAISPADGTDDVHVTVKVADASGRQIANAVPVTLTVESGPGEFPTGKSITFTPGTDIDLIDGCAAIEFRSYYAGKTVIKASSPGLKGDSIQIVSRNAPAYVAGRSAETKERPYRRFSAQERDTQVARYGQSGTGAGEKANLTALRPCSASSNLQDAMKASDGDGVSAWVPSAEDREPWWRLDMEFEFRLDRVEAKASGNWKGQPPVVQVSKDGKTWKDVKTVLLKDGAGLTAACSGEAKARYVRIRLSPGQGIAEVAVWPADAS, from the coding sequence ATGCGCAAGATGATTGCCTGTATGCTGGGCGCCGCCGCCCTGTGTTTTTCCATGGCCGGAGCGGAAACGCCCGTTTCCGCCGCGGAGAAAGCTTCGTCTCCCTGCAGGAGGATGGCCTGGAACCGCGGCTGGGAGTTCCGGCTGGAAGACGAGCCCGGTAAAAGCGGCTGGCAGACGGCGCATTTGCCACATACGTTCAGCCTGCCCTATTTCATGTCCGATTCCTTTTACACGGGGCGCGGCTCCTACCGCAAGAAGCTTGTGATGCCGGAGGAATGGCTGGGGCAGAAGGTTTTTCTGGATTGCGGCGCAGCCTTCCAGGTGGCGGAGGTGACGGTGAACGGAAAGGCCGCAGGATGGCATGAAGGGGGGTATACGGCGTTCCGGACGGATTTGACGCCTTTCCTGAAACGCGGGGAGAATTGGGTGGAGGTGCGTGTGGACAACCGCTGGAACCCCAGCATCGCCCCGCGGGCGGGAGAGCATACCTTTTCCGGCGGCCTGTACCGGAACGTGCATCTGCACGTGTGTTCTCCCGTGCATCTTCCCGCGCACGGCATCTGGGTGCAGACGCCGGAAGTGACTCCTTCCCGCGGGAAGGTCCGCATTCTGGCGGCAGTGAAGAATGATAGCGAGAGGATAAAGAGGGTGACGGTGCGCCATACCGTGAGGGAGGACAAGGGCGGCCGCGTGGTTCTCCGCGGGGAAGAGCCCGTGGAGCTGGGCGCGGGAAAGGAAGCGTGCGTTCAGACGGACCTGCCTCCGCTGGCCGCTCCCAGGCTGTGGAGTCCGGCCGTTCCCAACATGTACCGCGTGACGACGGAGCTGGTGGGCGAAGGGGGAAAAGTGCTGGACCGGGCGGAGAATCCCCTGGGCTTCCGCACCCTGGAGCTGACGGCGGACCGGGGCATGCTGATTAACGGGAAGCCCGTTTACCTGCAAGGAGCCAACGTTCATCAGGACCACGCGGGATGGGGGGATGCCGTGACGGACGCCGGAGCGCGCCGGGACGTGCTGCTGATGAAGGACGCCGGGTTCAATTTCATCCGCGGCTCCCATTACCCCCATTCCCCGGCTTTTCTGGACGCCTGCGACCGGGAGGGGATGTGCATGCTGAATGAAGGCATTTTCTGGGGCATGGGCGGCTTCAAGGAGCACGACAGGTACTGGAATTGCGACGCCTATCCCACGGACGAGAAGGACCGCGCCGCGTTTGAGGAGAGCTGCATGCGCCAGGTGAGGGAGATGGTGCTGCAATTCCGCAACCACCCTTCCATCGTCATCTGGAGCATCAGCAACGAACCGTTTTTCACCCGGCATGCGCCGGAGGCCAGGGCCCTGTGCGGCAAGCTGATTGCCCTGGTGAAGGAGCTGGACCCGACGCGCCCCGTGTGCGCCGGGGGAGGCCAGCGCGGCGATTTCGACAAGCTGGGGGACATGGCCGCCTTCAACGGGGACGGCTCCTATGTGAAGACGCCCGGCAGGCCCAGCATGGTGACGGAATACGGTTCCGTGAGCTGCAGGAGGCCGGGGGCTTATGCGCCGGGCTGGGGGGACATGGCCGGGGACAAGCAGGCGGGGGCGCGCTATGCCTGGCGCGCGGGGGAGGCGGTCTGGTGCGGTTTTGACCACGGCAGCATCTGGCCCTCCGGCGGACGCATGGGCATTGTGGATTACTTCCGCATTCCCAAGAGGGCCTGGTACTGGTACAGGAATGAGTTTAAAAACATTCCCCCGCCGGAATGGCCCGTGGAGGGAACGCCTGCGCAGGTGAAGCTGACCGCGGACAAGAAGGCCATCAGCCCGGCTGACGGCACGGACGATGTGCACGTGACCGTGAAGGTGGCGGATGCCTCCGGCAGGCAGATAGCCAATGCCGTTCCGGTAACGCTCACGGTGGAATCAGGCCCCGGAGAGTTCCCCACCGGCAAGAGCATCACGTTCACGCCCGGGACGGACATTGACCTCATTGACGGCTGCGCGGCTATTGAGTTCCGGTCTTATTACGCCGGGAAAACGGTCATCAAGGCATCTTCCCCGGGATTGAAGGGGGACAGCATCCAGATTGTTTCCCGGAACGCCCCGGCGTACGTGGCGGGCAGGAGCGCGGAAACGAAGGAGAGGCCCTACAGGCGTTTTTCCGCGCAGGAGAGGGATACCCAGGTGGCGCGGTACGGGCAGTCCGGAACCGGAGCCGGAGAGAAGGCGAACCTGACGGCTTTGAGGCCTTGTTCCGCTTCCTCCAATCTTCAGGACGCGATGAAGGCGTCCGATGGCGACGGCGTTTCCGCATGGGTGCCGTCCGCAGAAGACAGGGAGCCATGGTGGCGGCTGGACATGGAGTTTGAATTCCGCCTGGACCGGGTGGAGGCGAAAGCCTCCGGGAACTGGAAGGGGCAGCCTCCCGTGGTGCAGG